From Columba livia isolate bColLiv1 breed racing homer chromosome 5, bColLiv1.pat.W.v2, whole genome shotgun sequence, one genomic window encodes:
- the SWAP70 gene encoding switch-associated protein 70 isoform X2, whose translation MPYLNKFILEKVQGNFDKVEFNRMCWTLCAKKNLSKSPLLISDEDAFKVWVIFNFLSEDKYPLIIVPEEIEYLLKKLTEAMGAGWQQEQFDHYKVALNTSREGLSAWELIDLVGSGQFSKGMDRQTVSMAINEVFNELILDVLKQGYMLKKGHKRKNWTERWFVLKPNIISYYVSEDLKDKKGDIILDGNCCVEALPDKDGKKCLFVIKCLDKSFEISASDKKKKQEWIQAIQTTVNLLRAGSPPPHKEARQKRKELRQKLLAEHEELERQMKELQTANENKQKELETVRKQLEAAAARAAEEEKKRLQTQVELQDRFSLELEREKMVRQKMEEQVAQKSSELEQYLQRVRELEEMYKQLQDALEDEKQARQDEETVRKLQARLLEEESAKRAELEKWHLQQQQTIQMTEAEKQELENQRMIKEQALQVAMQQLEQLELERKEALEQYEEVKKKLETAANNTKSWKDKVAHHEGLIRLIEPGSKNPHLITNWGPAAFTEAELEQRQKSWKGKKATSE comes from the exons ATGCCTTATCTAAACAAATTCATCTTGGAGAAG GTTCAAGGAAACTTTGACAAAGTTGAATTCAACAGGATGTGCTGGACTCTCTGTGCTAAAAAGAACCTCTCTAAAAGTCCTTTGCTGATTAGTGATGAAGATGCATTTAAAGTGTgggttatttttaacttcttatCAGAAGACAAATACCCTTTAATCATTGTACCTGAGGAG ATTGAGTATTTACTTAAAAAACTCACGGAAGCAATGGGAGCAGGCTGGCAGCAAGAGCAGTTTGACCATTATAAGGTTGCTCTCAACACCAGTCGAGAAGGTCTTTCTGCGTGGGAGCTGATTGATCTCGTCGGCAGTGGGCAGTTCAGTaaagggatggacagacagacagtgtCCATGGCAATCAATGAAGTCTTTAATGAGCTCATATTAGATGTACTCAAACAG GGCTATATGTTGAAAAAAggtcataaaaggaaaaactggaCGGAACGATGGTTTGTGCTAAAACCCAATATTATTTCCTACTACGTCAGTGAAGATTTAAAGGACAAGAAGGGAGACATCATACTGGATGGCAACTGTTGTGTAGAG GCCTTGCCTGacaaagatggaaagaaatgcCTTTTTGTCATAAAATGTCTTGACAAAAGCTTTGAGATCAGTGCCTCTGATAAAAAGAAGAAGCAGGAGTGGATTCAAG CCATACAGACCACTGTAAACCTGCTGAGAGCGGGGAGCCCGCCACCCCACAAAGAAGCACGCCAGAAACGGAAAGAATTGCGGCAGAAGCTGTTAGCTGAGCACGAGGAGCTGGAGCGGCAGATGAAAGAGCTGCAAACGGCCAACGAGAACAAGCAGAAGGAACTGGAGACCGTGCGAAAG CAactggaagcagcagctgctcgtgctgctgaggaagagaagaaaagacttCAGACTCAAGTCGAGTTACAAGATCGCTTCAGTTTGgagctggagagagaaaaaatg GTAAGACAAAAAATGgaagagcaggttgctcagaaatCCTCCGAACTGGAACAGTATTTACAGAGAGTACGTGAACTGGAAGAAATGTATAAGCAGCTACAGGACGCTCTGGAAGATGAGAAACAGGCACGTCAGGATGAAGAGACTGTAAGGAAACTTCAAGCCAG GTTACTGGAAGAGGAGTCAGCAAAGAGAGCTGAACTGGAAAAATGGCACTTGCAGCAGCAACAGACCATTCAGATGACAGAAGCAGAGAAGCAAGAGCTGGAAAACCAGAGAATGATAAAGGAACAGGCTCTTCAGGTTGCTATGCAGCAACTGGAACAGCTTGAACTGGAAAGGAAGGAGGCACTTGAGCAATATGAG GAGGTTAAGAAAAAGTTGGAAACAGCAGCTAATAATACCAAGAGTTGGAAAGATAAAGTAGCTCATCATGAGGGATTGATTCGACTAATAGAGCCAG GCTCCAAGAACCCTCACTTAATCACAAACTGGGGCCCAGCCGCCTTCACTGAAGCTGAACTCGagcaaaggcaaaagagctggaaagggaaaaaagccacTTCTGagtaa
- the SWAP70 gene encoding switch-associated protein 70 isoform X1, translated as MVGLKEELLKSIWHAFTALDLDRSGKVSKSQLKVLSHNLCTVLNVPHDPVALEEHFRDDDEGPVSNQGYMPYLNKFILEKVQGNFDKVEFNRMCWTLCAKKNLSKSPLLISDEDAFKVWVIFNFLSEDKYPLIIVPEEIEYLLKKLTEAMGAGWQQEQFDHYKVALNTSREGLSAWELIDLVGSGQFSKGMDRQTVSMAINEVFNELILDVLKQGYMLKKGHKRKNWTERWFVLKPNIISYYVSEDLKDKKGDIILDGNCCVEALPDKDGKKCLFVIKCLDKSFEISASDKKKKQEWIQAIQTTVNLLRAGSPPPHKEARQKRKELRQKLLAEHEELERQMKELQTANENKQKELETVRKQLEAAAARAAEEEKKRLQTQVELQDRFSLELEREKMVRQKMEEQVAQKSSELEQYLQRVRELEEMYKQLQDALEDEKQARQDEETVRKLQARLLEEESAKRAELEKWHLQQQQTIQMTEAEKQELENQRMIKEQALQVAMQQLEQLELERKEALEQYEEVKKKLETAANNTKSWKDKVAHHEGLIRLIEPGSKNPHLITNWGPAAFTEAELEQRQKSWKGKKATSE; from the exons ATGGTGGGCCTCAAGGAGGAGCTGCTCAAGTCCATCTGGCACGCCTTCACCGCCCTCGACCTCGACCGCAGCGGGAAGGTCTCCAAGTCCCAGCTCAAG GTCCTTTCTCACAACTTGTGTACAGTGTTAAATGTTCCCCATGATCCGGTGGCCTTGGAAGAGCACTTCAGGGATGATGATGAAGGACCAGTTTCCAATCAGGGCTACATGCCTTATCTAAACAAATTCATCTTGGAGAAG GTTCAAGGAAACTTTGACAAAGTTGAATTCAACAGGATGTGCTGGACTCTCTGTGCTAAAAAGAACCTCTCTAAAAGTCCTTTGCTGATTAGTGATGAAGATGCATTTAAAGTGTgggttatttttaacttcttatCAGAAGACAAATACCCTTTAATCATTGTACCTGAGGAG ATTGAGTATTTACTTAAAAAACTCACGGAAGCAATGGGAGCAGGCTGGCAGCAAGAGCAGTTTGACCATTATAAGGTTGCTCTCAACACCAGTCGAGAAGGTCTTTCTGCGTGGGAGCTGATTGATCTCGTCGGCAGTGGGCAGTTCAGTaaagggatggacagacagacagtgtCCATGGCAATCAATGAAGTCTTTAATGAGCTCATATTAGATGTACTCAAACAG GGCTATATGTTGAAAAAAggtcataaaaggaaaaactggaCGGAACGATGGTTTGTGCTAAAACCCAATATTATTTCCTACTACGTCAGTGAAGATTTAAAGGACAAGAAGGGAGACATCATACTGGATGGCAACTGTTGTGTAGAG GCCTTGCCTGacaaagatggaaagaaatgcCTTTTTGTCATAAAATGTCTTGACAAAAGCTTTGAGATCAGTGCCTCTGATAAAAAGAAGAAGCAGGAGTGGATTCAAG CCATACAGACCACTGTAAACCTGCTGAGAGCGGGGAGCCCGCCACCCCACAAAGAAGCACGCCAGAAACGGAAAGAATTGCGGCAGAAGCTGTTAGCTGAGCACGAGGAGCTGGAGCGGCAGATGAAAGAGCTGCAAACGGCCAACGAGAACAAGCAGAAGGAACTGGAGACCGTGCGAAAG CAactggaagcagcagctgctcgtgctgctgaggaagagaagaaaagacttCAGACTCAAGTCGAGTTACAAGATCGCTTCAGTTTGgagctggagagagaaaaaatg GTAAGACAAAAAATGgaagagcaggttgctcagaaatCCTCCGAACTGGAACAGTATTTACAGAGAGTACGTGAACTGGAAGAAATGTATAAGCAGCTACAGGACGCTCTGGAAGATGAGAAACAGGCACGTCAGGATGAAGAGACTGTAAGGAAACTTCAAGCCAG GTTACTGGAAGAGGAGTCAGCAAAGAGAGCTGAACTGGAAAAATGGCACTTGCAGCAGCAACAGACCATTCAGATGACAGAAGCAGAGAAGCAAGAGCTGGAAAACCAGAGAATGATAAAGGAACAGGCTCTTCAGGTTGCTATGCAGCAACTGGAACAGCTTGAACTGGAAAGGAAGGAGGCACTTGAGCAATATGAG GAGGTTAAGAAAAAGTTGGAAACAGCAGCTAATAATACCAAGAGTTGGAAAGATAAAGTAGCTCATCATGAGGGATTGATTCGACTAATAGAGCCAG GCTCCAAGAACCCTCACTTAATCACAAACTGGGGCCCAGCCGCCTTCACTGAAGCTGAACTCGagcaaaggcaaaagagctggaaagggaaaaaagccacTTCTGagtaa